In Paraburkholderia phenazinium, the following are encoded in one genomic region:
- a CDS encoding LacI family DNA-binding transcriptional regulator: MTDIAKLTGVSQSTVSLVLNNATGAKFSEATRNKVLKAAHDLGYRLSAREPVLASKDERNLIVYLADEISTSPHPVVNIDGARDAAYASGKMLAVYSTHGNADIEQQVLETTLSNPHLFGVIYATVYTRKVSLPAALSRVPTVLLNCYTSEGGQSSVVPAEVAGGHIATEYLLNAGHRRIGYINGEPWQDASKDRLKGYRTALATADLPFAPELVREGDWSSGVGFEHTLSLMREAHPPTAIFCANDLTALGAIEALKQLGLRVPEDISVLGYDDQEIARHTHPPLSTVVLPNYELGRWAVETLLQEEQNRAAGAPVRHRMVKLDGPLVERASVRVITEAKSPIINIISD, from the coding sequence ATGACCGACATCGCCAAGCTCACCGGCGTGTCGCAATCGACGGTCTCGCTTGTCCTGAACAACGCGACCGGCGCGAAATTCTCCGAGGCCACCCGCAACAAGGTGCTCAAGGCCGCCCACGATCTCGGCTACCGGCTCTCGGCGCGCGAACCGGTGCTCGCGTCCAAGGACGAGCGCAACCTGATCGTCTATCTCGCCGACGAAATCTCGACGAGTCCGCACCCGGTCGTCAACATCGACGGAGCACGCGACGCCGCCTACGCGAGCGGCAAGATGCTCGCGGTCTACTCGACCCACGGCAACGCGGACATCGAACAACAGGTGCTCGAAACCACGCTGTCGAATCCGCACCTGTTCGGCGTGATCTACGCCACCGTCTACACGCGCAAGGTGAGCCTGCCGGCCGCGCTGTCGCGCGTGCCGACCGTGCTGCTCAACTGCTACACGAGCGAAGGCGGCCAGTCGTCGGTGGTGCCCGCCGAAGTGGCGGGCGGCCATATCGCCACCGAGTACCTGCTCAACGCCGGCCACCGGCGCATCGGCTACATCAACGGCGAGCCGTGGCAGGACGCCTCGAAGGACCGCCTGAAGGGCTACCGCACCGCGCTCGCCACCGCCGACCTGCCGTTCGCCCCGGAACTCGTGCGCGAAGGCGACTGGAGCTCGGGCGTGGGCTTCGAGCACACGCTCTCGCTGATGCGCGAGGCGCATCCGCCCACCGCCATCTTCTGCGCCAACGACCTGACCGCGCTCGGCGCGATCGAGGCGCTCAAGCAGCTTGGCCTGCGGGTGCCCGAAGACATCTCCGTGCTCGGCTACGACGACCAGGAAATTGCCCGCCACACCCATCCGCCGCTCTCGACGGTCGTGCTGCCGAACTACGAGCTGGGCCGCTGGGCAGTGGAAACCTTGCTGCAGGAAGAACAGAACCGCGCCGCGGGCGCGCCGGTGCGGCACCGCATGGTGAAGCTCGACGGTCCGCTCGTCGAACGCGCCTCAGTGAGGGTAATTACCGAGGCAAAATCGCCCATAATTAATATTATTAGTGATTGA
- a CDS encoding ABC transporter substrate-binding protein — protein sequence MASLERQLRGQSRRLTASPLAASLVALTLGFGVATAHADDALPKIPSKTPLKVGFAQTESNNPWRLAETKSMKDIAAKCGWQLVVTDANGSNAKQVSDIQNMIAQHVDLLVFPPREEKPLSPVVLQAKKAGIPVILVDRDVDHSVAKPGTDYITFIGSDFINQGQRAADWLVKATNGKAKIIELEGTTGASAANDRKKGFDDVIAKHPDMQIIASQDGDFSRDKGRQVMETLLQAHPDVTAVYAHNDEMALGAIAAIKAAGKQPGKDIQIVTIDGTKGGMDAIAAGELGASVQSSPFFGPLACDVAQKFAKGETIPTWVKVSDRFYDKSNVQQSMQYGY from the coding sequence ATGGCATCGCTCGAACGGCAATTGCGTGGTCAAAGTCGTCGGCTGACCGCATCCCCGCTGGCTGCATCGCTTGTGGCCCTGACACTCGGTTTTGGCGTCGCAACGGCTCACGCCGACGATGCCCTGCCCAAGATACCCAGCAAGACTCCGCTGAAGGTCGGCTTCGCGCAGACCGAAAGCAACAATCCGTGGCGGCTCGCGGAAACCAAGAGCATGAAGGACATCGCCGCCAAGTGCGGCTGGCAACTGGTCGTCACCGACGCCAACGGCTCCAACGCCAAGCAGGTCTCGGACATCCAGAACATGATCGCGCAGCACGTCGATCTGCTGGTGTTCCCGCCGCGTGAAGAAAAGCCGCTCTCGCCGGTTGTGCTGCAGGCGAAGAAGGCCGGCATTCCAGTGATCCTGGTGGACCGCGACGTCGATCACTCGGTCGCCAAGCCGGGCACGGACTACATCACCTTCATCGGCTCCGACTTTATCAACCAGGGCCAGCGCGCCGCCGACTGGCTGGTGAAGGCCACCAACGGCAAGGCCAAGATCATCGAACTCGAAGGCACCACGGGCGCCTCGGCTGCGAACGATCGCAAGAAGGGCTTCGACGACGTGATCGCGAAGCATCCGGACATGCAGATCATTGCTTCGCAGGACGGCGATTTCTCGCGCGACAAGGGTCGTCAGGTGATGGAAACGCTGCTGCAGGCGCACCCGGACGTGACCGCGGTCTACGCGCATAACGACGAAATGGCGCTGGGCGCGATCGCTGCGATCAAGGCGGCCGGCAAGCAACCGGGCAAGGACATCCAGATCGTGACGATCGACGGCACCAAGGGCGGCATGGACGCCATCGCCGCCGGCGAACTGGGCGCCAGCGTGCAGTCGAGCCCGTTCTTCGGCCCGCTCGCCTGCGATGTCGCGCAGAAATTCGCCAAGGGCGAAACGATCCCGACCTGGGTGAAAGTCTCCGACCGCTTCTACGACAAGAGCAACGTGCAGCAGAGCATGCAGTACGGCTATTGA
- a CDS encoding sugar ABC transporter ATP-binding protein — MTQSGSPTPPSPSAGRSPLLEMQDIQISFGGVPALRNANLSVAAGEVHALIGQNGAGKSTMIKILTGAYRRAGGSVRFEGREIDFRTPKEAREAGISTIYQEINLVPFRSVAENIFLGREPRRYGLIDWRAVQRRAAALLESFGLQIDVKKPVRSYSTAIQQMVALARAVSSDAKMVIMDESTSSLDEREVELLFSVVRKLRDDGRAVIFVSHRLDELYALCDRVTVMRDGQTVAQSSMAEMDKLQLVTTMLGRTLAAVVQDDSTAREANLARRGAQVMAAHNLSAHPKVSDVSLEVHAGEAVGLAGLLGSGRTETMRLMFGADPLEHGTLAVGGETVTLKSPQDAIARGFAYLTEDRKGDGIVPELSVRDNLTLVCLRTLAKHGVVDVKKQQAIVERFIASLGIKLRSPDQPIRELSGGNQQKVLLARWLAAEPSLLLLDEPTRGIDVGAKADVAKIVRELRDAGLAVLLSASELEELTAVADRAVVIRDGRTVAELNGAQMSESSIMDAIAYGSDGPSQLVEAAHTAHIEDALEGDRHGA; from the coding sequence GTGACGCAATCCGGCAGCCCCACGCCGCCGTCTCCCAGCGCCGGACGTTCGCCGCTCCTGGAGATGCAGGACATCCAGATCAGTTTCGGCGGCGTGCCCGCCCTGCGCAACGCCAATCTGAGCGTCGCCGCAGGCGAAGTGCATGCGCTGATCGGCCAGAACGGCGCCGGCAAATCCACCATGATCAAGATCCTCACCGGCGCCTATCGGCGCGCCGGTGGGAGCGTGCGTTTCGAAGGCCGCGAGATCGATTTCCGCACGCCGAAGGAAGCGCGTGAAGCGGGCATCAGCACGATCTACCAGGAGATCAATCTGGTGCCGTTCCGCTCCGTGGCGGAAAACATTTTTCTCGGCCGTGAGCCGCGCCGCTACGGTTTGATCGACTGGCGCGCGGTGCAGCGGCGCGCAGCTGCGCTGCTTGAGTCGTTCGGCCTGCAGATCGACGTGAAGAAACCCGTGCGCAGCTATTCAACCGCCATCCAGCAGATGGTGGCGCTCGCGCGCGCGGTGTCGTCCGACGCGAAGATGGTGATCATGGACGAATCCACCTCGTCGCTCGACGAACGCGAAGTGGAACTGCTGTTCAGCGTGGTGCGCAAGCTGCGCGACGACGGCCGCGCGGTGATTTTCGTCTCGCACCGCCTCGACGAACTCTACGCGCTGTGCGACCGCGTCACGGTGATGCGCGACGGCCAGACCGTCGCCCAAAGCTCGATGGCGGAGATGGACAAACTGCAGCTCGTCACGACGATGCTCGGCCGCACGCTGGCCGCCGTCGTTCAGGACGACAGCACCGCGCGCGAGGCCAATCTCGCGCGCCGCGGCGCGCAGGTGATGGCGGCGCACAACCTCAGCGCCCATCCGAAGGTGAGCGACGTCTCGCTCGAAGTGCATGCGGGCGAAGCGGTAGGGCTCGCCGGCCTGCTCGGCTCGGGCCGCACGGAGACGATGCGTCTGATGTTCGGCGCCGACCCGCTCGAACACGGCACGCTCGCCGTGGGCGGCGAAACCGTGACGCTCAAGTCGCCGCAAGATGCGATTGCACGCGGCTTCGCCTACCTCACCGAAGACCGCAAAGGCGACGGCATCGTCCCTGAACTGTCGGTGCGCGACAACCTCACGCTGGTGTGCCTGCGCACGCTGGCCAAACATGGTGTGGTGGACGTGAAAAAGCAGCAGGCCATCGTGGAGCGCTTTATCGCCTCGCTCGGCATCAAGTTGCGCTCGCCGGATCAACCGATCCGCGAACTGTCCGGCGGCAATCAGCAAAAGGTGTTGCTGGCGCGCTGGCTCGCCGCCGAGCCGTCGCTGCTGCTGCTCGACGAGCCGACCCGCGGCATCGACGTCGGCGCCAAGGCGGACGTCGCGAAGATCGTGCGCGAACTGCGCGACGCCGGGCTTGCCGTGCTGCTGTCCGCGTCGGAACTGGAAGAGCTCACTGCTGTGGCGGACCGCGCCGTGGTGATCCGCGACGGCCGCACCGTCGCCGAACTGAACGGCGCTCAAATGAGCGAGAGCAGCATCATGGACGCCATCGCCTATGGCAGCGACGGCCCCTCGCAACTGGTCGAAGCCGCCCACACGGCCCATATCGAAGACGCGCTGGAGGGCGACCGTCATGGCGCTTAA
- a CDS encoding ABC transporter permease, which translates to MALKSLKPLGNQAAQPLAAQTPLSAPDSAAQQQAKKRHRVTIQREVIVLLAMLVFNLLFTQHFWSLQTFNVNLTQVVTIVIVGIGMTLVVATGGIDLSVGASMAISGALAPMLFMNIPGPGGIALAFVLPVIAAAACGVFNGLLVTKLSVQPIVATLVLFIAGRGIAQVVTDGSLQAFDNPAFQWIALGKVGGVPFQVLLMFALVALFVWVVRKTLFGQYLLITGGNEKAAYLCGVPTARVKLIAYTICAALAGLAGLISISVNSSSDANVVGLGIELDAIAAVAVGGTALTGGKAYIGGTLIGALIIQLLRFTLLAHGIPDAAALVVKAAIIVAAVYVQRRSR; encoded by the coding sequence ATGGCGCTTAAGTCGCTTAAACCACTAGGCAATCAGGCTGCGCAGCCGCTGGCCGCGCAAACCCCGCTGTCCGCCCCGGATAGCGCAGCACAACAACAGGCGAAGAAGCGGCACCGCGTCACGATCCAGCGCGAAGTCATCGTGCTGCTGGCGATGCTGGTGTTCAATCTGCTGTTCACGCAGCACTTCTGGTCGCTGCAAACCTTCAACGTCAATCTGACACAGGTGGTGACGATCGTGATCGTCGGCATCGGCATGACGCTGGTGGTGGCGACGGGCGGCATCGATCTGTCGGTGGGCGCGTCCATGGCGATTTCCGGCGCGCTGGCGCCGATGCTGTTCATGAATATCCCGGGCCCCGGCGGCATCGCCCTCGCGTTCGTCCTGCCGGTGATCGCCGCGGCGGCATGCGGCGTCTTCAACGGCTTGCTGGTGACGAAGCTCTCGGTGCAGCCGATCGTCGCCACGCTGGTGCTGTTCATTGCCGGTCGCGGCATCGCCCAGGTGGTCACCGACGGCAGCCTGCAGGCCTTCGACAACCCCGCGTTCCAGTGGATCGCCCTCGGCAAGGTAGGCGGCGTGCCGTTCCAGGTGCTGCTGATGTTCGCACTGGTCGCGCTGTTCGTCTGGGTCGTGCGCAAGACGCTGTTCGGCCAGTACCTGCTGATCACCGGCGGCAACGAAAAGGCCGCCTATCTGTGCGGCGTGCCGACCGCACGCGTCAAGCTGATCGCCTACACGATATGCGCGGCGCTGGCGGGTCTCGCAGGGTTGATCTCGATTTCGGTGAACTCGTCGTCGGACGCGAATGTGGTCGGCCTCGGCATCGAACTCGATGCGATCGCCGCGGTGGCGGTCGGCGGTACGGCGCTGACGGGCGGCAAGGCGTATATCGGCGGCACGCTGATCGGTGCGCTGATCATCCAGTTGCTGCGCTTTACCCTGCTCGCGCACGGCATTCCCGACGCGGCGGCGCTGGTCGTCAAGGCCGCGATCATCGTCGCAGCGGTGTACGTGCAACGGCGCTCGCGCTGA
- a CDS encoding ABC transporter permease, protein MKKNLPILLALVALVVFGLVRYDHFGSAYNINSFWRYNSMFALISVGMAFVIITGGIDLSVGTVAAMSSVVAALTSTYGGWVAVLAGSLAGLIVGVLNGIIITRLKILPFITTLATSLGAHGVGLLLGKNDAVSIAPDSNFGAFGQGDLFGLPIPGIVAVVAALAGWLALRSTRFGRHSLAIGGSEEAARLMGLNVDRTLVTAYAVSGLLAGMAGVILAAQFGAGQPNEGVGWELFAISAVVLGGTLLTGGEGSIAMTIAGVLLLGLVFNLLNFENGLGFISLSAYWQSVIRGVFLLAVIVMQARVLKQRGRKRTAAVAG, encoded by the coding sequence ATGAAAAAGAATCTCCCCATCCTGCTCGCGCTCGTCGCCCTCGTGGTGTTCGGGCTCGTGCGTTACGACCACTTCGGCTCGGCCTACAACATCAATTCGTTCTGGCGCTACAACTCGATGTTCGCGCTGATCTCGGTGGGCATGGCCTTCGTGATTATCACGGGCGGCATCGACCTTTCGGTGGGCACGGTAGCGGCCATGTCGAGCGTCGTGGCCGCGCTCACCAGCACCTATGGCGGTTGGGTCGCCGTACTGGCCGGCTCCTTGGCAGGGTTAATCGTGGGTGTGCTGAATGGCATCATCATCACGCGTCTGAAGATCCTGCCGTTCATCACGACGCTCGCCACCAGTCTCGGCGCGCACGGCGTCGGGCTGCTGCTCGGCAAGAACGACGCGGTGTCGATCGCCCCCGACTCGAATTTCGGCGCCTTCGGTCAAGGCGATCTGTTCGGCCTGCCGATCCCCGGCATCGTCGCGGTGGTGGCGGCGCTGGCCGGGTGGCTCGCGCTGCGCAGCACGCGCTTTGGACGGCATTCGCTCGCCATCGGCGGCAGTGAGGAAGCGGCGCGCCTGATGGGACTGAATGTGGACCGCACGCTGGTCACGGCCTATGCCGTAAGCGGCCTGCTGGCCGGCATGGCCGGCGTGATCCTCGCGGCCCAGTTCGGCGCGGGGCAGCCGAACGAAGGGGTGGGCTGGGAGCTGTTCGCGATCTCCGCCGTGGTGCTGGGCGGCACCCTGCTGACCGGCGGCGAGGGCTCGATTGCGATGACGATTGCCGGCGTCCTGCTGCTCGGCCTGGTGTTCAACCTGCTCAACTTCGAAAACGGCCTTGGCTTCATCAGCCTGTCGGCGTACTGGCAATCGGTGATTCGCGGCGTGTTCCTGCTGGCCGTCATCGTGATGCAGGCGCGCGTGCTGAAACAGCGGGGGCGCAAGCGCACGGCTGCCGTGGCGGGCTAA
- a CDS encoding ferredoxin--NADP reductase — MSNLNSQTVLSVHHWTDTLFSFTCTRDPSFRFENGQFTMVGLEVDGKPLIRAYSLASANYEEHLEFLSIKVQDGPLTSRLQHLKVGDEVLIGKKPVGTLMADNLLPGKTLWLLSTGTGLAPFMSIIKDPDIYDRYERVVLTHTCRFVDELAYKEYITDHLPAHEHLGELVQEKLLYYPTVTREAFQNRGRITELIETEKLFADLGVPGFSLENDRVMLCGSPHMLRDTRKLLDDAGFQEGSNNAPGHYVVEKAFVG, encoded by the coding sequence ATGAGCAACCTGAATTCACAAACCGTCCTGAGCGTCCATCACTGGACCGATACGCTGTTCAGCTTCACCTGCACGCGCGACCCGTCATTTCGCTTCGAAAACGGCCAGTTCACGATGGTGGGCCTCGAAGTCGACGGCAAGCCGCTGATCCGCGCCTACAGCCTCGCGAGCGCGAACTACGAAGAGCACCTCGAATTCCTGAGCATCAAGGTTCAGGACGGCCCGCTCACCTCGCGCCTGCAGCACCTGAAGGTCGGCGACGAAGTCCTGATCGGCAAGAAGCCGGTCGGCACGCTGATGGCCGACAACCTGTTGCCGGGCAAGACGCTGTGGCTGCTGTCCACCGGCACGGGCCTCGCGCCGTTCATGTCCATCATTAAAGATCCGGACATCTACGACCGTTACGAGCGCGTGGTGCTCACGCACACCTGCCGTTTCGTCGACGAGCTGGCGTACAAGGAATACATCACGGACCACCTGCCGGCGCACGAGCACCTCGGCGAACTGGTTCAGGAAAAGCTGCTGTATTACCCCACCGTCACGCGCGAAGCGTTCCAGAACCGTGGCCGGATCACCGAGCTGATCGAAACCGAAAAGCTGTTCGCCGACCTCGGCGTGCCGGGCTTCTCGCTGGAAAACGACCGCGTCATGCTGTGCGGCAGCCCGCACATGCTGCGCGACACGCGCAAGCTGCTCGACGACGCGGGCTTCCAGGAAGGCAGCAACAATGCGCCGGGGCACTACGTCGTCGAAAAGGCGTTCGTGGGCTAA
- a CDS encoding sensor histidine kinase produces MDTSIVVPITAHVPTSIAREGLDGASASSPAEREIARLRARVRELSAELVHAQEAACQRVARELHDSVGAELTATHFALAGVETWLPADAPPQCAAALTVAQRSLDAVGEATRHAVAELHAPSLDAGIVGALSQWTGDFAARTQLRTSFVCAADVRLTRLPADAALAIFRVAQEALNNTAKHARASAADVRIEASRRHLTLVVSDDGIGLAPRARTRRGHFGLAGMRARCAAFDGSLQIGASRPDASTHARGTTVRARFAWDAMLAGAACAERLAAGAASFSS; encoded by the coding sequence ATGGATACGTCGATTGTCGTACCGATCACCGCGCATGTGCCCACTTCCATCGCCCGCGAAGGCCTCGATGGGGCGAGCGCCAGCAGCCCTGCCGAGCGCGAGATCGCGCGTCTGCGCGCCCGCGTGCGCGAACTGTCCGCTGAACTCGTCCATGCCCAGGAAGCCGCCTGCCAGCGCGTCGCGCGCGAGTTGCACGACAGCGTCGGCGCCGAACTGACCGCGACGCACTTCGCGCTCGCCGGCGTCGAAACCTGGCTGCCCGCCGATGCGCCGCCGCAGTGCGCCGCCGCGCTCACGGTTGCCCAGCGCTCGCTCGACGCCGTCGGCGAAGCCACCCGCCATGCGGTCGCCGAATTGCACGCGCCTTCGCTCGACGCCGGTATCGTGGGCGCGCTGTCGCAATGGACCGGCGACTTCGCCGCCCGCACGCAATTGCGCACCAGCTTCGTGTGCGCTGCCGACGTCCGCCTCACGCGCTTGCCGGCGGATGCCGCGCTCGCGATCTTCCGGGTCGCCCAGGAAGCGCTCAACAACACCGCCAAGCATGCCCGCGCCAGCGCGGCGGACGTGCGCATCGAAGCGAGCCGCCGCCACCTGACGCTCGTCGTCAGTGACGACGGCATTGGCCTCGCACCGCGCGCCCGCACGCGCCGCGGCCATTTCGGCCTCGCCGGCATGCGCGCCCGCTGCGCGGCCTTCGACGGCAGCCTGCAGATCGGCGCCAGCCGCCCCGACGCCAGTACGCACGCGCGCGGCACCACGGTGCGTGCGCGTTTTGCGTGGGATGCGATGCTCGCCGGCGCTGCGTGCGCCGAACGCCTCGCGGCCGGCGCCGCGTCTTTCTCTTCCTGA
- the rqpR gene encoding response regulator transcription factor RqpR (The RqpSR system (Regulating Quorum sensing and Pathogenicity Sensor kinase and Response regulator) co-occurs with and modulates the expression of cis-2-dodecenoic acid quorum-sensing systems.), whose translation MSLRILLVDDHAVVRQGVRQLLMDRGVALEVDEAETGADALVAVAKHVYDVVLLDISLPDMNGVEALKRLKRKAPRAAVLMFSMYREDQYAVRALKAGAAGYLSKTVDAAQMIGAIQQVAAGRKYVSPAMAEALADYVSFDGEQLPHEKLSDREYQTLCMLASGKRLTDIANALSLSVKTVSVYRTRLLEKMKLRNNAELTFYVMSNRLVDLNPAMAG comes from the coding sequence ATGAGCCTGCGCATCCTGCTCGTCGACGACCACGCCGTGGTCCGCCAGGGCGTCCGGCAACTGTTGATGGACCGTGGCGTGGCGCTCGAAGTCGACGAAGCGGAAACCGGCGCCGATGCGCTCGTTGCGGTGGCGAAGCACGTCTACGACGTCGTCCTGCTCGACATCTCGCTGCCCGACATGAATGGCGTCGAAGCGCTCAAGCGCCTCAAGCGCAAGGCGCCGCGCGCGGCGGTGCTGATGTTCTCCATGTATCGCGAAGACCAGTATGCAGTCCGGGCGTTGAAGGCCGGCGCGGCCGGTTACCTCTCGAAGACCGTCGACGCCGCGCAGATGATCGGCGCGATCCAGCAGGTCGCGGCGGGCCGCAAGTACGTCAGCCCGGCGATGGCCGAGGCGCTCGCCGATTACGTTTCGTTCGACGGCGAGCAGTTGCCGCACGAAAAGCTCTCCGACCGCGAATATCAGACGCTCTGCATGCTCGCCTCCGGCAAGCGGCTGACGGATATCGCCAATGCGCTGTCTTTGTCGGTTAAGACCGTGAGCGTGTACCGCACGCGGCTGCTGGAAAAGATGAAGCTGCGCAACAACGCCGAACTCACCTTCTATGTGATGAGCAACCGCCTCGTCGACCTGAATCCGGCCATGGCCGGCTAG
- a CDS encoding amino acid permease gives MSLFRKKSVEHMLAASSKSGGLKKTLGALDLTFLGVGAIIGTGIFVLTGTGAVQAGPALMLSFIIAAIACGFAALAYAEFASTIPVAGSIYTYSYATLGELAAWIIGWDLMLEYGLATSAVSVGWSGYLQSLLSGFGVTLPVALSAAPGALPGHTTLFNLPAFVVMMAITALLSVGIRESARINNIMVAIKVIVVLLVIGVGVFHVTPANWHPFMPNGWNGVFGAAAVMFFAFIGFDSVSSAAEEVKNPKRDLPVGIIASLGVCAVLYVAVAAVVTGIVPSAQFASISHPVSYALQVAGEKWVAGFIDLGAVLGMLTVILVMAYGQTRVIFAMSRDGLLPAALSHVHPRFATPFLTTWLVGIFFGLIGALVPLNVLAELINIGTLAAFSMVSIAVLILRRTHPDLPRAFRCPGVPVVPVLAVASCLFLMVNLKAVTWMAFVIWLLIGMVIYFGYSRRHSKLAHGSQH, from the coding sequence ATGTCCCTGTTTCGCAAGAAAAGCGTCGAGCACATGCTCGCCGCCAGCAGCAAAAGCGGCGGCCTGAAGAAAACCCTCGGCGCGCTCGACCTCACTTTCCTCGGTGTCGGCGCCATCATCGGCACCGGCATTTTCGTCCTGACCGGCACCGGCGCCGTACAAGCCGGCCCGGCGCTGATGCTGTCGTTCATCATCGCGGCCATTGCCTGCGGTTTCGCGGCGCTGGCTTATGCTGAGTTCGCCTCCACCATTCCGGTCGCCGGCTCGATCTACACCTACTCGTACGCCACCCTCGGCGAACTGGCCGCGTGGATCATCGGCTGGGACCTGATGCTCGAATACGGGCTCGCCACCTCGGCCGTGTCGGTCGGCTGGTCGGGCTATCTGCAGTCGCTGCTGTCGGGTTTCGGCGTGACGCTGCCGGTCGCCCTGTCGGCCGCGCCCGGCGCGCTGCCCGGCCATACCACCCTGTTCAACCTGCCCGCCTTCGTCGTGATGATGGCGATCACCGCGCTGCTGTCGGTCGGCATCCGCGAATCCGCGCGCATCAACAACATCATGGTGGCGATCAAGGTGATCGTCGTGCTGCTGGTGATCGGCGTCGGCGTGTTTCACGTCACGCCCGCTAACTGGCATCCGTTCATGCCGAACGGCTGGAACGGCGTGTTCGGCGCGGCGGCGGTGATGTTCTTTGCGTTTATCGGCTTCGATTCCGTTTCGTCGGCGGCCGAAGAGGTGAAGAATCCGAAGCGCGATCTGCCGGTCGGCATCATTGCCTCGCTTGGTGTGTGCGCCGTGCTGTACGTGGCGGTGGCGGCGGTCGTGACGGGCATCGTGCCGTCGGCGCAGTTCGCCAGCATCTCGCACCCGGTGTCGTACGCACTGCAGGTGGCCGGCGAGAAATGGGTAGCTGGCTTCATCGATCTGGGCGCCGTGCTCGGCATGCTGACGGTGATTCTGGTGATGGCCTACGGCCAGACGCGTGTGATCTTCGCCATGTCGCGCGACGGACTGCTGCCCGCCGCGCTTTCGCACGTGCATCCGCGTTTTGCGACGCCGTTCCTGACCACCTGGCTCGTCGGCATCTTCTTCGGCCTGATCGGCGCGCTGGTGCCGCTCAACGTGCTCGCGGAGTTGATCAACATCGGCACGCTGGCGGCGTTTTCGATGGTGTCGATCGCCGTGCTGATCCTGCGCAGGACGCATCCGGACCTGCCGCGCGCCTTCCGCTGTCCAGGCGTGCCGGTGGTGCCGGTGCTCGCCGTGGCGTCGTGCCTGTTCCTGATGGTGAACCTGAAGGCGGTCACGTGGATGGCCTTCGTGATCTGGCTGCTGATCGGCATGGTGATCTATTTCGGTTACTCGCGCCGCCATTCCAAACTCGCGCACGGCTCGCAGCATTGA
- a CDS encoding (2Fe-2S)-binding protein, producing the protein MAISISLTVNGTPVTAEIEPHTLLVQFLRDQLRLTGTHIGCDTAQCGACTVHLNGRAIKSCNILAVQAEGAQITTIEGLAKDGELHPMQAAFRHCHGLQCGFCTPGMVMSATSLAQRQPDLTEADVRAQLDGNLCRCTGYHNIVKAVLEGAAGMKSGAAAQASAQVTV; encoded by the coding sequence ATGGCGATCAGCATCAGTCTGACGGTGAACGGCACGCCCGTTACCGCCGAAATCGAGCCCCACACCCTGCTTGTCCAGTTCCTGCGCGATCAACTCCGGCTCACCGGCACGCATATCGGCTGCGACACCGCCCAATGCGGCGCGTGCACGGTGCATCTGAACGGACGCGCGATCAAATCGTGCAACATTCTCGCCGTGCAGGCCGAAGGTGCGCAGATCACCACCATCGAAGGTCTCGCCAAAGACGGCGAACTGCATCCCATGCAGGCGGCGTTCCGCCACTGCCACGGCCTGCAGTGCGGCTTCTGCACGCCGGGCATGGTGATGAGCGCGACCTCGCTGGCGCAGCGTCAGCCCGATCTCACCGAAGCGGACGTGCGCGCCCAGCTCGACGGCAATCTGTGCCGCTGTACGGGGTATCACAACATCGTCAAGGCCGTGCTCGAAGGCGCTGCCGGCATGAAGTCCGGCGCCGCCGCTCAGGCGAGCGCGCAAGTCACGGTCTGA